GCTTTTTGCTTTCCGGCGCGGGGCGAGTCGTCAGCCGCGCGGCCTGCCGAGCAGCGGCTTCAGCGCCGGCCACACGTTATCGAGCAGGATGCCCTGCGCCTGCTGCGCGGGATGCATCTGGTCGGACTGGAACATCTCCGGCTTGTTTTCGATCCCGGCCAGCAGGAACGGCACGAGTGGTACGCCGAGCTCCTTGGAGAGCCGCGTATAGACCGCGTGGAATTTTTGCGTGTAGTCGGGGCCGTAGTTGGGCGGCACGTACATGCCGACCAGCACGACCTTCGCTCGTGCCTGACGCGCATCGGCGATGATGTCGCGCAGGTTCTGCTCGGTCGTCGCGAGCGGCACGCCGCGCAGCGCATCGTTTGCGCCGAGCTCGACGACGACGATCGACGGCTTGAGCCGCTGCAGCACCGCGGGCAGCCGCGCGCGGCCGCCGCTCGTGGTGTCGCCGCTGACGCTCGCGTTCGCGACGCTATAATCGATTCGCTCGGTTGCGAGCCGTTGCCGCAGCAGCGCAACCCAGCCGGTGTCGCGCGGCAGCCCGTATTCGGCTGACAGGCTGTCGCCGAGCACGACGAGCGCGGGCTGGCCCGATGTCGGGGTCGCAGCCGTCGCAGCGCGTGCGGGCACGGTTGATGCGACCAGGGTACCCAGCAGCGCGGCGAGCGCCGCGCGTCTTCTCCAGCGGAATGTCGTGTCCATGTTCAAGATTACCGATCCGATCATCGAAGTCCATGACGTGTGCAAGCGGGTCGCCGATGCAACCGGCGAGCTGACGATCCTCGACGGCATCACGCTCGCCGTGCAGCCCGGCAGCAGCCTCGCGATCGTCGGTGCATCGGGGTCGGGCAAATCGACGTTGCTCGGCCTGCTTGCCGGGTTGGACAGCGCGACGAGCGGTACGGTTCGCTTGCTCGGCCGCGCGCTGGATCAGCTCGACGAGGACGAGCGCGCCGCGCTGCGCAACGGCGCGGTCGGGTTCGTGTTCCAGTCGTTCCAGTTGATGCCGCATCTGACGGCGCTTGAAAACGTGATGTTGCCGCTCGAGCTGCAGGGCGGCATCAGTGCGCGTGACGCGGCCGATCGTGCCCGCGCGCTGCTCGTGCAGGTCGGTCTCGGCGAGCGCACCGCGCATTATCCGAAGCTGCTGTCGGGTGGTGAGCAGCAGCGTGTCGCGCTCGCGCGTGCATTCGTCACGCACCCGGCGATCCTGTTCGCCGATGAGCCGACCGGCAGCCTCGACGCAGCCACGGGCCATGCGGTCATCGACCTGATGTTCGAGTTGAATCGCACGCACGGCGCGACGCTCGTGCTCGTCACGCATGATGCCGAACTCGCGCGGCGCTGCGCGACGACGGTGACGATCGACGCCGGACGCATCGTCGCACCGCACGCGATGTAGCGCGACGCTGAATTTTCTTGCCGGACGCGCAAGGTCGATCGCCCTGTGCGTCCGGCATGCGCATGACGCTGTCGCGTCAGCGCTTGAGTGCTGCGCGCGCGCGTTCGATCAGCGCGGTGGTCGACGAATCGTGCTTCGCGGGATCGACCGACTCGGCCGACAGGTCGGCTTCGACGACCTTGCCGAGAATCTTGCCGAGCTCGACGCCCCACTGGTCGAACGGATTGATGTCCCACACCGTCGCCTGCACCAGCACCTTGTGCTCGTAGAGTGCGATCAGCGCGCCGAGCGTGCGCGGCGTCAGCGCATCGACGAGCAGCGTCGTCGTCGGGCGATTGCCGGGGAAGGTCAGGTGCGGCGCGAGCGCTTCCTTGCCGGGGCCGGCGACCTTGCGCGCTTCGTCGAGCGTGCGGCCGAGCATCAATGCTTCACTCTGCGCGAAGCAGTTCGCGAGCAGCTTCGGATGATGGCTCGCGAGCGGATGCTCTGGCGTCAGCACCGCGACGAAGTCGATCGGCACGATCGTCGGGCCCTGGTGCAGCATCTGGAAAAACGCGTGCTGGCCGTTGGTGCCCGGCTCGCCCCACGTGACGGCCGACGTCGGGTAGTCGACGAACGTACCGTCCAGGCGCGCTGACTTGCCGTTGCTTTCCATCTCGAGCTGCTGCAGATACGACGGCAGGTAGTGCAGGGCTTCCGAATACGGCGCGACGAGGTAGCTTTGCGAGCCGAAGAAGTTGCGGTACCAGATGCCGATCAGGCCGAGCAGCACCGGCAGGTTGCGCTCGAGCGGCGCTTCGCGGAAATGGCGGTCCATGTCGTTCGCGCCGGCGAGCAGTTCGTCGAACTGCTCGGGCCCGATCGCGATCATGATCGACAGGCCGACCGCCGACCACAGCGAATAGCGGCCGCCGACCCAGTCCCACATTTCGAACACGTTGTCGGCGGAGATGCCGAACTTCACGACTTCGGCCGGGTTCGCCGACACGCCGACGAAGTGCTTCGCGAGCGCGTCCTCGGGGCAGCCGCGCGCGATGAACCAGTCGCGCAGCGAGCGTGCATTCGTCATCGTCTCGAGCGTCGTGAACGTCTTCGACACGATGATCGCAAGCGTTTCTTCCGGGTCGACCTGTTCGAGCACGCGCGCGAGATCGGCGCCGTCGACGTTCGACACGAAGTGAGTCGAGATGTCCGGCGTCGCGACATGGTGCAGCGCGTGCGTGACCATCTTCGGCCCGAGATCCGAGCCGCCGATGCCGATGTTGATCACGTGGCGGATGCGCTTGCCGGTGTAGCCCGTCCACGCGCCGTCGCGCACGGCGCGCGCGAAGCTCGCCATCTTGGCGCGCTCGGCGCTGACCTGCGGATGGAACGGCGCATGCGGGTCGGTCGCGCGCAGTGCCGTGTGCAGCGCGGCGCGGCCTTCGGTCGGGTTGACGATCTCGCCGGCGAACATCGCGTCGCGGCGCGCTTCGACGCCCGCTTCGCGGGCCAACTGCACGAGCAGGCGCAGCGTTTCGTCGTTGATGCGGTTCTTCGAGAAATCGGCCGCGAGGCCGCCGCCCGGGATCGTGAAGCGTTCGGCGCGAGTCGGTGCGCGGTCGTTTTCCGGCGTGAACCAGTCGCGCAGCCGTGCATGGCGGATTTGTTCGAAGTGGGATTGAAGGGCAGTCCAGGCGGGGAGCGAATTCAGCGTCATGGCGGTTCGAGTGAAGCGTGAATCGGGAGGAATGCCGCGCCGGCGCATCGGGATCGGAAGGCCGGCGGACGAGCGGGCCCGCCGTGCGGCGGGGCACTCAGTATAGCGGCGTTATATGTCGGCGCGCGGCGACGGGTAAAAAAGGCGATTGATCAGCGTGCGCACCATCGGTGCGAGTTCGCCCGCGGTGAGACCGGCCGGCCCCGTGCCGCTCGCGGTCAGCGTGTCGGCCGCGAGGCCGTGCAGGTAGACACCCGCGAGCGCGGCTTCATACGGCGTGACACGCTGCGCGAGCAACGCGCCGATCAGGCCACCGAGCACGTCGCCGGTGCCGCCGGTGGCGAGCGCGGCATTGCCGGTCGGGTTGATCGTCAGGCGGCCGTCGGGAGCCGCAATCACCGTGCCCGAGCCCTTCAGCAC
This window of the Burkholderia cepacia GG4 genome carries:
- a CDS encoding arylesterase — protein: MDTTFRWRRRAALAALLGTLVASTVPARAATAATPTSGQPALVVLGDSLSAEYGLPRDTGWVALLRQRLATERIDYSVANASVSGDTTSGGRARLPAVLQRLKPSIVVVELGANDALRGVPLATTEQNLRDIIADARQARAKVVLVGMYVPPNYGPDYTQKFHAVYTRLSKELGVPLVPFLLAGIENKPEMFQSDQMHPAQQAQGILLDNVWPALKPLLGRPRG
- a CDS encoding ABC transporter ATP-binding protein — translated: MFKITDPIIEVHDVCKRVADATGELTILDGITLAVQPGSSLAIVGASGSGKSTLLGLLAGLDSATSGTVRLLGRALDQLDEDERAALRNGAVGFVFQSFQLMPHLTALENVMLPLELQGGISARDAADRARALLVQVGLGERTAHYPKLLSGGEQQRVALARAFVTHPAILFADEPTGSLDAATGHAVIDLMFELNRTHGATLVLVTHDAELARRCATTVTIDAGRIVAPHAM
- the pgi gene encoding glucose-6-phosphate isomerase, yielding MTLNSLPAWTALQSHFEQIRHARLRDWFTPENDRAPTRAERFTIPGGGLAADFSKNRINDETLRLLVQLAREAGVEARRDAMFAGEIVNPTEGRAALHTALRATDPHAPFHPQVSAERAKMASFARAVRDGAWTGYTGKRIRHVINIGIGGSDLGPKMVTHALHHVATPDISTHFVSNVDGADLARVLEQVDPEETLAIIVSKTFTTLETMTNARSLRDWFIARGCPEDALAKHFVGVSANPAEVVKFGISADNVFEMWDWVGGRYSLWSAVGLSIMIAIGPEQFDELLAGANDMDRHFREAPLERNLPVLLGLIGIWYRNFFGSQSYLVAPYSEALHYLPSYLQQLEMESNGKSARLDGTFVDYPTSAVTWGEPGTNGQHAFFQMLHQGPTIVPIDFVAVLTPEHPLASHHPKLLANCFAQSEALMLGRTLDEARKVAGPGKEALAPHLTFPGNRPTTTLLVDALTPRTLGALIALYEHKVLVQATVWDINPFDQWGVELGKILGKVVEADLSAESVDPAKHDSSTTALIERARAALKR